Genomic segment of Candidatus Flexicrinis affinis:
ACGACCGGCCGGTCCGAACTCGTCATGAGCAAGTCGGAGACGCTGGCCGGGCTTAAGACCGCCGTCCCTTACCGTATCTATTTCGAAACCGATCCGTCGCGCTGCTGTAATATGTGGGCACCCGAGTTTCACCTGCTTGATGGCCCGAACGGACCACGCTGGTACTACTACTACAGCGCCGGGACGTCTGGCACGCTCGACAATCAGCGTACTCACGTGCTGGAAAGTGAAGGCACCGACCCGATGGGGCCGTATACGTACAAGGCGCGGGTGTTCGATCCGGTCAATGACGTGTGGGCGATCGACGGCAGCATCCTTCAGCTAAACGGAAACCTATACTTCCTGTTTTCCTCATGGGTTGGGCCGAACCAGTCGATGTTCATCGCGCCGATGAGCGACCCGTGGACGATCTCCGGCCCGCGGGTACTGCTTGCCGCGCCGGAATACGACTGGGAGAAGTCCGGCGCTAACGTCACCGAGGGGCCCGTCGCGCTGTATCACGGCGACGACGTGTTCATCGTGTATTCGGCCAGCTACTGTGTGACGCCCGACTACAAGCTCGGGATCCTGCAATACACCGGCGGCGATCCCCTAAAGACCGAGTCGTGGGTCAAGTATCCCGAGCCGCTGTTTGAACGCTCCGACGAGAACAGCGTGTTCGGCCCCGGGCACAACGGATTCTTCATGTCGCCGGACGGCACAGAGTACTGGATCGTCTACCACGCGAACGACTCCGTCCAAGGTGTTTGCGATGATCGCCGGACGACGCGAGTTCAGAAGTTCACGTGGGGCGATGACGGTCTGCCGGTATTCGGCACGCCGGTACCGACGACCGAAGTCATCGAGGCGCCGTCGGGTGACAACGGGATCGATCCGGTGCCGGACTTCGGCGTTTCTCTCTCTCGCTTCCGCGCGAAGGGGTATGCCGAAGCGTATCTCGGACACTCCGCAGGCGTCGCACAGATACAGATTTCGCCAAACCCGATCGCCAACTCGGAGTTCTTCGTCGTGCCAGGACTGGCCGATCCTGAAGCCGTCTCTATCCGGTCAATCAGCCTGCCCGGGTTCTTCTTGCGACACCGGGACAACGCGATCGTATTTGCCGCGCATGACGGCAGCGAGACGTTCACCGAGGACGCGACATGGCGCATCATTTCCGGCTTAGCTGACCCGGAATGGATATCATTAGAGTCATACAACCGGCCCGGTTTTGTGGTCGGACAGCAGTTTGGGGTTGTCGCATTGGTGCCGGTGAGCGATACGATGTCGGACCGCATGAAAGAGGATGCCACGTTCCTCGAAGAGCGGTGACTCGTTTGCCGGCGCGGCGGACAGCGGGAATAGGACTGGACGATGTATACGATAGGCATTGACTTCGGAACGCTCTCAGGCCGTGCCCTGCTGGTGGATGTCAGCAACGGGCGCGAGATCGCCACGGCGGTCTTCGACTACCCGCACGGCGTCATGGACGAGACGCTACCGTCCGGTAAGCGGCTCGGCCCGGAATGGGCGCTCCAGCATCCGCAAGACTATCTCGACGTTTTCACGCATACCATACCGGCCGTGCTGAAGGAGAGCGGAGTCGATCCGGCTCAGGTCGTCGGGCTTGCCGTGGACTTCACCGCCAGCTCGCCGATGCCCGTCAAGGCCGACGGCACACCGCTGTGCTTCCTCGACGCATACCGTGACGAGCCGCATGCGTACGTCAAGCTGTGGAAACATCACGCCTCACAGCCGCAGGCCGATCGCATCAACGCAGTCGCGCGTGAGCGCGGCGAATCGTGGCTCAAGCGCTACGGCGGCAAGTACTCGTCGGAGTGGTTCTTCAGCAAGCTGCTGCAAATCCTCGACGAGTCGCCGGCAGTCTATCGCGCCATCGACACGTTCATCGAAGCGGCCGACTGGGTAATCTGGCAGCTTACCGGCGTGATGACCCGCAACACGTGCACTGCAGGGTACAAGATGCTGGTTCAGGACGGGCGCTATCCGTCGCCGGGATACTTTGCCGCGCTGCACCCGGATTTTGGAGATGTCATCGCGACCAAGGTGACCGGCGAGTTCGCGCCGCTCGGCGGTAAGGCAGGCTCGCTGACGCCGCAAATGGCGGAGAAGCTCGGGCTTCCTGCCGGGATCGCCGTGGCCGTCGCCAACGTCGACGCGCACGTCACGGCGCCGGCGGTCAAGGCGACCCAGCCCGGCGTCATGGTCATGATCATGGGGACATCGACCTGCCACATCATGTCCGGCGACTCGCTGCAAGAGGTCGACGGCATGTGCGGCGTGGTCGACGGCGGCATTATCGACGGCCTCTACGGGTACGAGGCTGGGCAGTCCGGTGTCGGTGACATCTTCGCGTGGTTCGTCGAGAATGCGGTCCCACCGGAGTACCACGACGCGGCAAAGGCCGCGGGGCTCAACCTGCACGAGTACCTTGAACGCGAGAGCGCCAAGCAGAAGCCCGGCGAACACGGCCTGCTCGCGCTCGACTGGTGGAACGGCAACCGCTCGACGCTGGTCGACACTGAACTCAGCGGCCTGCTGATTGGTGCGACGCTCGCGACCCGCGCACCGGACATCTACCGTGCGCTGATCGAGTCGACCGCGTACGGCACGCGCGAAATCATCGAAGCCTTCGAGGCTCGCGGCGTCGAAGTCAAGGAACTGGTCGCGGCGGGCGGCCTGCCAGAAAAGAACGCGCTTCTGCGCCAGATCTACGCCGACGTTACCGGCCGCGAACTGCGGCTGGCCGGATCGTCACAATCGCCTGCGCTCGGCTCGGCCATGCACGCCGCCGTTGCGGCAGGCGTGTACCCCGATATCCACGCGGCGGCCGAGAAGATGGGCAAGCTGAAGTCCGACGTTGTGCGCCCCATTGGCGAAAATCAAGCGATCTACGACCGGCTGTATGCCGAATACAAGACGCTGTACAGCTACTTCGGGCGCGGAGCCAACGACGTGATGAAGCGCCTGAAGAAGCTGCGCAACGAAGTACGGGGAGAGTGAGCCATGCTTCTGCCTGAACTCCGGCGTACCGTGTGCGACCTGCACGCCGAGCTTCCGAAGAACAATCTCGTCGCGTGGACGAGCGGCAACATCAGCGCGCGCGACCCGGAGACCGGCCTTGTCGTTATCAAGCCCAGCGGCATCAAGTTCCCCGACCTCACACCGGAAAACATGGTCGTCGTCGACATCGACGGCAACATCGTCGAATCCGACTACAAGGCGTCGTCCGATACCGCCTCGCACTGCTACATCTACCGGCACATGCCGGCAGTCAACGGTATCGTCCATACGCACTCGCGCTATGCAACCGCCTTCGCCACGCTGGCGCGCGAAATCCCGTGCGTGACGACCGCGATGAGCGACGAGTTCGGCGGACCGATCCCGTGCGGCGGCTTTGCGTTGATCGGCGGCGAGCAAATTGGGCAGGTCGTGGTCGACACGCTCAAGGGCAGCCGAAGCCCCTCATGCCTGCTGCAAAGCCATGGCGTATTTGCCACCGGGCCAAGCGCGGAGAGCGCCGTCAAGGCGGCTGTGATGACGGAA
This window contains:
- the araB gene encoding ribulokinase, which encodes MYTIGIDFGTLSGRALLVDVSNGREIATAVFDYPHGVMDETLPSGKRLGPEWALQHPQDYLDVFTHTIPAVLKESGVDPAQVVGLAVDFTASSPMPVKADGTPLCFLDAYRDEPHAYVKLWKHHASQPQADRINAVARERGESWLKRYGGKYSSEWFFSKLLQILDESPAVYRAIDTFIEAADWVIWQLTGVMTRNTCTAGYKMLVQDGRYPSPGYFAALHPDFGDVIATKVTGEFAPLGGKAGSLTPQMAEKLGLPAGIAVAVANVDAHVTAPAVKATQPGVMVMIMGTSTCHIMSGDSLQEVDGMCGVVDGGIIDGLYGYEAGQSGVGDIFAWFVENAVPPEYHDAAKAAGLNLHEYLERESAKQKPGEHGLLALDWWNGNRSTLVDTELSGLLIGATLATRAPDIYRALIESTAYGTREIIEAFEARGVEVKELVAAGGLPEKNALLRQIYADVTGRELRLAGSSQSPALGSAMHAAVAAGVYPDIHAAAEKMGKLKSDVVRPIGENQAIYDRLYAEYKTLYSYFGRGANDVMKRLKKLRNEVRGE
- a CDS encoding L-ribulose-5-phosphate 4-epimerase, with translation MLLPELRRTVCDLHAELPKNNLVAWTSGNISARDPETGLVVIKPSGIKFPDLTPENMVVVDIDGNIVESDYKASSDTASHCYIYRHMPAVNGIVHTHSRYATAFATLAREIPCVTTAMSDEFGGPIPCGGFALIGGEQIGQVVVDTLKGSRSPSCLLQSHGVFATGPSAESAVKAAVMTEDNAAIVWTALQIGTPLTIAQSDIDKLYDRYQNVYGQ